In Flavobacteriales bacterium, the following proteins share a genomic window:
- a CDS encoding glycosyltransferase: protein MKIAIIGTAHPYRGGIAAFNERLAKELISEGHQITIHTFKLQYPDFLFPGKTQFSSEEKPKNLNIIRTVNAISPINWIFQGLSLRKEKYDVVIVPFWLPFMGASLGTITKLLKRKSTKVLCIAHNIIPHEKRIGDKALTSFFTKGVDGFLSMTEKVSKDLKTFEKNKPKVVSPHPIYDNFGKIETREKSLESLNLDSSYRYILFFGLIRDYKGLDLLLEAYSSQELREKKIKLIIAGEYYSDKTPYLELIKKYKLEKDIIQADKFIPDSEVHLYFNACDLVVQPYKSATQSGVTQIAYHFNKPMVVTNVGGLKEMCPDGKVGYVVNPNPHEIKNAILKFFDNKDSKEMIENIKEIKTQYSWSIFTKNLLSLLSLNK, encoded by the coding sequence ATGAAGATTGCAATCATTGGTACAGCACATCCCTACAGAGGCGGAATTGCCGCATTCAATGAGCGTCTAGCTAAAGAACTCATTTCAGAAGGGCATCAGATTACTATACATACTTTTAAATTACAGTATCCAGATTTTTTATTTCCTGGTAAAACACAATTTTCTTCTGAAGAAAAACCCAAAAATCTCAACATTATTAGAACTGTAAACGCCATAAGCCCAATAAACTGGATATTTCAAGGGCTGAGCTTAAGAAAAGAGAAATATGATGTTGTCATTGTACCATTTTGGCTACCATTTATGGGAGCTTCTCTGGGTACTATAACAAAACTACTTAAAAGAAAGAGTACAAAGGTTCTATGCATAGCTCATAACATCATACCTCACGAAAAACGTATTGGTGACAAAGCTCTAACCTCGTTTTTTACGAAAGGTGTAGATGGCTTTTTATCAATGACGGAAAAAGTTTCAAAAGATTTAAAAACCTTTGAAAAAAATAAACCTAAAGTCGTTTCTCCTCATCCAATTTATGACAACTTCGGCAAAATTGAAACAAGAGAAAAAAGTCTAGAGTCCTTAAATTTAGATTCATCTTACCGATACATTTTATTTTTTGGGTTAATAAGAGATTATAAAGGACTGGACTTACTATTAGAAGCATATTCATCTCAAGAACTAAGAGAAAAGAAGATCAAACTAATTATCGCTGGAGAATATTACTCAGACAAAACACCTTATCTGGAGTTAATTAAAAAATATAAACTAGAAAAAGACATCATACAAGCAGATAAATTTATCCCCGACTCTGAAGTACATTTATATTTTAACGCTTGTGATTTAGTTGTTCAACCCTATAAATCTGCTACACAAAGTGGAGTTACTCAAATAGCATATCACTTTAACAAACCTATGGTGGTTACAAATGTTGGTGGACTAAAAGAAATGTGTCCAGATGGTAAAGTAGGATATGTAGTTAACCCTAACCCACATGAAATAAAAAATGCCATATTGAAGTTCTTTGATAATAAGGATTCAAAAGAAATGATTGAAAACATAAAAGAAATAAAGACCCAATACAGTTGGTCAATATTCACTAAAAATTTACTTTCATTATTAAGTCTGAACAAATAA
- a CDS encoding D-sedoheptulose 7-phosphate isomerase, whose product MNKQDLIKKNIKDSLKIKKELLKNETLIKQIVEIADLIIKAFKTEKKLLFCGNGGSAADAQHLAAEFSGRYYLNRAPLHAEALHTDTSFMTAVANDFSFDEVYSRLIKGIGKDGDILIGMSTSGNSKNVTKALEQAKKQGLITIGFTGKKGGEMNNHCDLIINIPSNDTPRIQECHLMLGHAICELVEKELFS is encoded by the coding sequence ATGAATAAGCAAGACCTTATAAAAAAGAATATTAAAGATTCTCTTAAAATTAAGAAAGAGCTACTTAAAAATGAAACTCTCATTAAGCAAATTGTAGAGATTGCTGATTTAATAATAAAAGCCTTTAAAACTGAAAAAAAATTATTGTTTTGCGGTAATGGAGGAAGTGCTGCCGACGCACAACATTTAGCAGCAGAATTTTCTGGAAGATATTATTTAAACAGAGCCCCATTACACGCTGAAGCGCTACATACAGACACTTCTTTTATGACTGCAGTAGCTAACGATTTTTCATTTGACGAAGTATACTCTAGACTAATTAAAGGAATTGGCAAAGACGGAGACATACTAATAGGTATGTCAACATCGGGAAATTCAAAAAATGTGACTAAAGCATTGGAACAGGCTAAAAAACAAGGTCTCATAACCATAGGATTTACAGGCAAAAAAGGTGGTGAAATGAATAACCACTGCGATTTAATCATAAATATTCCTTCTAACGATACACCACGAATTCAAGAATGTCATCTTATGCTAGGACACGCTATATGTGAATTGGTCGAAAAAGAATTATTCTCATAG
- a CDS encoding HAD family hydrolase: MSLNLPNIDNSWTLFLDRDGVINRKLENDYVKSVKEFEFLPQVLDAIKLFSNRFHKIVIVTNQQGISKGLMTEKDLQTVHTHLIEEVKKKGGKIDATYYAPQLAEENSPMRKPNIGMALAARNDFPKIDFKKSIMVGDSISDMEFAQNANMFAVFIGQSDQYYSTDSLMSLARLI, translated from the coding sequence ATGTCGTTAAACCTTCCTAATATTGATAACAGTTGGACACTTTTTCTAGATAGGGATGGTGTAATAAATAGAAAGTTAGAAAACGACTATGTCAAATCTGTAAAAGAATTTGAATTTCTTCCACAAGTATTAGATGCTATAAAACTGTTTTCTAACCGATTTCATAAGATTGTTATTGTTACCAATCAACAAGGGATAAGCAAGGGACTGATGACCGAAAAAGACTTGCAAACGGTACACACTCATTTAATAGAGGAAGTAAAAAAGAAAGGGGGTAAAATTGATGCTACCTATTATGCACCGCAATTAGCAGAAGAAAACTCTCCAATGAGAAAACCGAATATTGGTATGGCTTTAGCTGCACGTAATGATTTTCCAAAAATAGACTTTAAAAAAAGTATTATGGTAGGTGATTCTATTAGCGATATGGAATTTGCTCAAAATGCTAATATGTTTGCTGTATTTATAGGTCAGTCGGACCAGTACTATTCCACTGACTCTCTAATGAGTTTAGCACGGTTGATTTAA
- a CDS encoding glycosyltransferase family 2 protein encodes MNISIVVPSFNESESLPELCSWIDKVMQENSFSYEIVIADDGSTDNSWEVIQQLSKTNSCIKGIKFRRNYGKSAALNIAFAKVQGDVVITMDADLQDSPEEIPELYRLIKEDVWDLVSGWKKKRYDPITKTVPTKLYNWAARKASGIYLHDFNCGLKSYRKDVVKNIELYGEMHRYIPMLAKRAGFPKITEKVVEHQARKYGVTKFGLERFINGFLDLMTVTFVSRFGKKPMHFFGVLGTLMFVLGFILFTYIGGQKLYFMYVDVKATNIADMSGFYIALTSMVMGLQLFLAGFVGEMISRNAHDRNQYHVEDEI; translated from the coding sequence ATGAATATATCCATTGTAGTACCTTCTTTTAATGAATCTGAATCTCTTCCTGAACTGTGTTCTTGGATAGATAAAGTAATGCAAGAAAACTCTTTTTCCTATGAAATTGTAATTGCTGATGACGGTAGTACTGATAATTCTTGGGAAGTAATTCAACAATTATCAAAAACAAACTCTTGTATTAAGGGGATTAAATTTAGAAGAAATTATGGCAAATCAGCAGCTTTGAATATTGCTTTTGCTAAAGTTCAAGGTGATGTAGTGATTACAATGGATGCTGATTTACAAGATAGTCCTGAAGAAATACCAGAGTTGTATCGTTTGATTAAAGAAGATGTTTGGGATTTGGTTTCTGGTTGGAAAAAGAAACGTTATGACCCCATCACTAAAACGGTACCTACTAAACTATATAATTGGGCTGCCCGCAAAGCTTCGGGCATTTACTTGCACGATTTTAATTGTGGTTTAAAATCATATCGAAAAGATGTGGTGAAGAACATTGAGCTATATGGTGAAATGCACCGTTATATCCCGATGTTAGCTAAAAGAGCAGGTTTTCCAAAAATCACCGAAAAGGTCGTTGAGCATCAAGCCAGAAAGTATGGTGTTACAAAATTTGGTTTAGAGCGTTTTATCAATGGCTTTTTAGACTTGATGACCGTCACTTTTGTTTCCCGTTTTGGTAAAAAACCAATGCACTTTTTTGGCGTGTTAGGTACCTTAATGTTTGTTCTAGGATTTATTTTATTTACTTATATAGGAGGGCAAAAGCTATACTTCATGTATGTTGATGTTAAAGCTACCAATATTGCCGATATGAGTGGATTTTATATCGCTTTAACTTCTATGGTAATGGGATTGCAGTTATTCTTAGCAGGTTTTGTTGGAGAGATGATTTCTAGAAATGCTCACGATAGAAATCAGTACCACGTCGAAGACGAGATATAA
- a CDS encoding DUF4199 domain-containing protein produces the protein MKDYILKNGLILGSISIVLLLTSYTLGVDFFLNDTWSIIKGLTPYVILIFLVINYKKWVGGFLSFKETFTVTLGISVAGAFFTTFFSIILFNFIDPDFAVLLKEFTIEKLVVQLEQLPESNAMYSVMESLIEQTQEEDIYSISNQATAFFYSFFFHIIIAAIIAAFVKKDKPIEISE, from the coding sequence ATGAAAGATTATATCCTAAAAAACGGTTTAATACTTGGCTCCATAAGTATAGTTTTACTATTAACATCATATACTCTTGGAGTTGATTTTTTTCTCAATGATACATGGTCTATCATCAAAGGGCTGACTCCTTATGTGATTTTAATTTTTTTAGTTATCAATTATAAAAAATGGGTAGGTGGTTTTCTTTCTTTTAAAGAAACTTTTACGGTTACTTTAGGTATTTCGGTAGCAGGAGCTTTTTTCACTACATTTTTTTCTATCATCTTGTTTAATTTTATTGATCCAGATTTTGCTGTTTTGTTAAAAGAATTCACGATTGAAAAATTAGTTGTTCAGCTAGAACAACTTCCTGAGAGCAATGCTATGTATAGTGTGATGGAGTCATTAATAGAGCAAACACAAGAAGAGGACATATATTCAATTTCTAATCAAGCAACAGCCTTTTTTTATAGTTTCTTTTTTCATATTATCATAGCCGCTATAATTGCGGCATTTGTTAAAAAAGATAAACCCATAGAAATTTCAGAATAA
- the fsa gene encoding fructose-6-phosphate aldolase, with amino-acid sequence MRFFIDTANLNDIREAQSLGILDGVTTNPSLMAREGIKGKNNILQHYKTICQIVDGDVSAEVISTDFEGMVKEGQELALLDPQIVVKIPMIENGVKAIRYFSDKGIKTNCTLVFSVGQALIAAQAGATYVSPFIGRLDDNGEDGIQIVSNIVNMFERQNYSTKVLAASIRNKQHIEECAKIGTHVVTAPLSAIKGLIPHELTAIGLKKFLDDYANNQ; translated from the coding sequence ATGAGATTCTTCATCGACACAGCAAATTTAAACGACATCAGAGAAGCGCAATCACTAGGTATTCTAGATGGTGTGACTACAAACCCTAGTCTAATGGCTAGAGAGGGCATAAAAGGAAAGAACAATATTCTTCAACATTACAAAACCATCTGTCAAATTGTGGATGGAGATGTCAGTGCAGAGGTTATTTCTACAGATTTTGAAGGTATGGTAAAAGAAGGTCAAGAGTTAGCTCTTCTAGATCCTCAAATAGTTGTTAAAATACCAATGATTGAAAATGGCGTGAAAGCTATTCGTTATTTTAGTGACAAAGGAATAAAAACCAATTGTACACTAGTTTTTTCTGTTGGTCAAGCACTGATTGCCGCTCAAGCAGGTGCTACTTATGTGTCACCATTTATTGGCAGACTTGATGATAATGGAGAGGATGGAATACAAATAGTGAGTAACATTGTAAATATGTTTGAACGACAAAATTATTCAACTAAGGTATTAGCCGCATCAATAAGAAACAAACAACACATTGAAGAATGTGCAAAGATTGGTACTCACGTAGTGACTGCCCCCCTTTCGGCAATCAAAGGCTTAATACCTCATGAATTAACTGCTATAGGCTTAAAGAAGTTTTTAGACGATTATGCCAATAATCAATAA
- a CDS encoding L-threonylcarbamoyladenylate synthase — protein sequence MKMLIQIHPDNPNPRGISQVIECLKDGGIIIYPTDTIYGIGCDIFQQKAVERIAKIKNVDLKKQNFSFICSDLSQLSDYTLPISRNVYKSMKRVLPGPYTFILKANGSIPKLFKTKKKTVGIRIPNHNIPQILVNEIGNPILSTSVHDEDTIMEYSTDPELIHERYSNKVDIVIDAGIGSLIPSTVVDYSKGVIDIIRVGLGKTEDLL from the coding sequence ATAAAGATGCTCATACAAATACATCCAGACAACCCAAATCCTAGAGGAATTTCTCAAGTTATAGAATGTCTTAAAGACGGTGGTATTATTATTTATCCTACGGATACAATTTATGGAATAGGTTGTGATATATTTCAGCAAAAAGCTGTTGAACGAATCGCAAAAATCAAAAATGTAGATTTAAAAAAACAAAACTTCTCATTTATATGTTCGGATTTAAGTCAATTATCTGATTATACACTACCTATCAGTAGAAATGTATATAAAAGTATGAAAAGGGTTTTGCCAGGTCCTTACACCTTTATTCTAAAAGCTAATGGTAGTATTCCAAAACTATTTAAAACTAAAAAGAAAACCGTTGGTATTAGAATACCAAATCACAACATACCACAAATTCTGGTCAATGAAATTGGAAATCCTATTTTATCTACTTCCGTTCACGATGAAGACACTATAATGGAGTACAGTACAGATCCAGAGTTAATACACGAACGCTATAGCAATAAAGTAGATATTGTCATCGATGCGGGAATAGGTTCATTAATCCCATCTACAGTCGTTGATTATTCTAAGGGTGTAATTGATATTATTAGAGTGGGTTTAGGAAAGACTGAGGACCTACTTTAA
- the coaE gene encoding dephospho-CoA kinase (Dephospho-CoA kinase (CoaE) performs the final step in coenzyme A biosynthesis.) has translation MKKVGLTGNIGSGKTTIARLFEVLGIAVFNADVEAKRLMTTDSVLKDNLISEFGKEVFIDNQLNRKYLADLAFNNDLILKKLNALVHPVVQNAFEKWSDEQISPYIIKEAAILFESNTHQSLDAIICVSCPEDIRVERLLKRDSVSKEQIKQRMSNQWQEEKKISMSDFIIVNDNSCLVIPQVLRIHDALK, from the coding sequence ATGAAAAAGGTAGGCTTAACAGGAAATATTGGCAGTGGTAAGACTACAATTGCAAGACTATTTGAAGTTCTTGGTATAGCTGTTTTTAATGCTGATGTGGAGGCTAAAAGACTGATGACTACGGATTCAGTATTAAAAGATAATTTAATATCTGAATTTGGCAAAGAAGTGTTTATCGACAACCAATTGAACCGTAAATATTTAGCAGACTTAGCTTTTAACAACGATTTAATTTTGAAAAAGCTAAACGCACTAGTACATCCTGTTGTTCAAAATGCTTTTGAAAAATGGTCAGATGAACAAATAAGTCCTTATATAATAAAAGAAGCTGCTATATTGTTTGAAAGCAATACACATCAATCTTTAGATGCAATAATCTGTGTAAGTTGTCCTGAGGATATTAGGGTAGAACGCTTGTTAAAAAGGGACAGTGTATCAAAAGAGCAGATAAAACAAAGAATGAGTAATCAATGGCAAGAAGAGAAGAAGATTTCCATGTCAGATTTTATAATCGTAAACGATAATTCTTGCTTAGTTATACCTCAGGTGTTAAGAATTCATGACGCTTTAAAGTAG
- the yajC gene encoding preprotein translocase subunit YajC: MNLTTIFLQAEAGGNPLIFFVLVFGVFWFFMIRPQVKKQKQERKFREEIKKGDKVITSGGLHGKVVEVADKIVKIDVAKDIVLKIDKSCISAELSTVKE; this comes from the coding sequence ATGAATTTAACTACAATATTTTTACAAGCCGAAGCTGGAGGTAATCCACTCATTTTCTTTGTTTTAGTTTTTGGTGTATTTTGGTTTTTTATGATAAGACCACAAGTGAAAAAGCAAAAACAAGAACGTAAGTTCAGAGAAGAAATTAAAAAAGGTGATAAGGTGATAACATCTGGAGGCTTACACGGTAAGGTGGTTGAGGTAGCTGATAAGATCGTTAAAATTGATGTCGCAAAAGACATTGTTTTAAAAATTGATAAATCATGTATATCTGCTGAATTATCAACAGTGAAAGAATAA
- a CDS encoding DUF1573 domain-containing protein, whose translation MYRIFIISISVLLFACGDVAKEVGDNSTPPVKKEEIKPSLSSNLVMNDNTAESSNSKSPMPDFKFEKELHDFGQLIDGEKVSYSFKFTNSGNAPLIISSAKGSCGCTVPNWPKDPIAPGESGTIDVTFNSSGRSGKQKKAVTLTANTNPNRKVINITSEVISN comes from the coding sequence ATGTACAGAATTTTTATAATATCAATTTCAGTTTTGCTTTTTGCTTGTGGAGATGTAGCAAAAGAAGTGGGAGATAATTCAACTCCTCCTGTTAAGAAAGAAGAAATAAAGCCGTCACTTTCATCCAACCTTGTGATGAATGATAATACTGCTGAATCTTCAAATAGTAAGTCGCCTATGCCAGATTTTAAATTTGAAAAAGAACTTCATGACTTTGGTCAACTTATTGATGGAGAAAAAGTATCCTACTCTTTTAAATTCACCAATTCTGGTAATGCCCCTCTTATTATCTCTAGTGCTAAAGGTTCTTGTGGTTGTACAGTTCCTAATTGGCCTAAAGACCCTATAGCTCCGGGTGAATCAGGTACAATTGATGTGACTTTTAATAGTTCAGGAAGAAGTGGAAAACAAAAGAAAGCTGTAACTTTAACAGCAAATACGAACCCAAACAGAAAAGTGATAAACATCACCTCTGAAGTAATATCTAATTAA
- the nusB gene encoding transcription antitermination factor NusB has product MLNRRHLRIRVLQFVYSWKKSNDSDIVILEKQFLKSLKKVEELYLLLLMYILEVRDFAENYSESSKNKQLPSDNDLNPNTKFINNLFLQKLRDDSALISKAGQSKLSFADQQNMVKSIYFKMTESELYKEYMNGKTVDFDSDKKFIVKLFSKELIEIEVFQDFLSEQDIFWDDDFPFICSMVIKTIKDSTSNKIELFELFKDTDEKDFALNLLRQSIIHAEDFSELISSKTKNWDLERVAQMDLILMQMALAELLKMPSVPVKVTINEYIELAKYYSTPNSKNFVNGILDSLLIELKREGAIKKMGRGLIE; this is encoded by the coding sequence ATGCTTAATCGACGTCATTTAAGAATTCGTGTTTTACAGTTTGTTTATTCTTGGAAAAAATCAAACGATAGCGATATCGTTATTCTAGAAAAACAATTTTTAAAGTCTCTAAAAAAAGTAGAAGAACTTTATTTACTTCTTTTGATGTATATCCTAGAAGTAAGAGACTTTGCAGAAAACTATTCAGAAAGTTCAAAGAATAAACAATTGCCCTCGGACAATGATTTGAACCCCAATACAAAGTTCATCAATAATTTATTTCTTCAAAAGCTTAGAGACGATTCAGCTTTAATAAGCAAAGCGGGACAATCTAAATTATCTTTTGCAGATCAGCAGAATATGGTCAAGTCGATTTATTTTAAAATGACAGAATCAGAATTGTATAAAGAATACATGAATGGAAAAACGGTTGACTTTGATTCAGATAAGAAATTTATTGTTAAGCTTTTTAGTAAAGAACTTATAGAAATTGAAGTCTTTCAAGACTTCCTTAGTGAACAAGATATTTTTTGGGATGATGACTTTCCATTTATCTGTAGTATGGTAATAAAGACTATAAAGGATTCTACATCAAATAAAATAGAACTGTTCGAATTATTTAAAGATACTGACGAGAAAGATTTTGCACTTAATCTTTTACGTCAATCCATTATACATGCTGAAGACTTTTCTGAACTAATTTCTTCAAAAACCAAAAATTGGGATTTAGAAAGGGTTGCTCAGATGGATTTGATTTTGATGCAGATGGCATTAGCTGAATTATTAAAAATGCCTAGTGTTCCTGTAAAAGTTACTATCAATGAATACATTGAATTAGCAAAATATTATAGTACTCCCAATAGCAAGAATTTTGTCAATGGAATACTAGATAGTTTGTTAATAGAATTGAAAAGGGAAGGCGCTATTAAAAAAATGGGTAGAGGCCTTATTGAATAA
- a CDS encoding Glu/Leu/Phe/Val dehydrogenase has translation MLEVKNVKDSGEDFQVIEKMSQMNHEQLVFCNDKETGLKAIIAIHDTSLGPALGGTRMWNYNCDNDAIIDVLRLSRGMTFKAAITGLSLGGGKAVIIGDSSTQKTEALMRKFGEYVNSLGGKYITAEDVGMSASDMVHVKKETDFVTGIPVEMGGGGDPSPVTAFGVYMGMKAAANYKWSSDDLSSKKILVQGVGHVGENLVKHLSEDGAEVFINDINKENLQRVSELYNTQIVEGELIYDLDVDIYSPCALGATINDVTIDMFKCEIIAGAANNQLQDEDKHAKKLQEKGILYAPDFLINAGGLINVYSEINGYDREKAIAQTRKIYNTTLEIFAKSDDEKITTHQAALRLAMERIAQAKN, from the coding sequence ATGTTGGAAGTAAAGAATGTTAAAGATTCTGGTGAAGATTTTCAAGTAATTGAAAAGATGAGTCAAATGAATCATGAGCAATTGGTATTTTGTAACGATAAAGAAACTGGTTTGAAAGCGATAATTGCTATTCATGATACTTCTTTAGGTCCAGCCTTAGGGGGCACTAGGATGTGGAATTATAATTGTGATAACGATGCTATTATTGATGTCTTAAGACTCTCTCGAGGCATGACATTTAAAGCGGCTATTACAGGTCTGTCTTTGGGCGGAGGAAAAGCTGTAATTATTGGAGATTCTTCTACTCAAAAAACGGAAGCTTTAATGCGTAAGTTTGGTGAGTATGTTAATAGCTTGGGAGGTAAATACATTACTGCTGAAGACGTTGGAATGAGTGCCTCTGATATGGTTCATGTTAAAAAAGAAACGGATTTTGTTACAGGAATTCCAGTAGAAATGGGTGGCGGTGGAGACCCTTCTCCAGTAACTGCATTTGGTGTTTATATGGGAATGAAAGCTGCAGCAAACTACAAATGGAGTTCTGACGATTTAAGTTCTAAAAAAATATTGGTTCAGGGTGTAGGTCATGTAGGAGAGAACCTTGTTAAACACTTAAGTGAAGATGGTGCTGAGGTATTTATTAATGACATCAATAAAGAAAACTTACAGCGTGTTTCCGAACTTTACAATACTCAAATAGTAGAAGGCGAATTGATATATGATTTAGATGTAGATATTTATTCCCCTTGTGCTTTAGGTGCTACAATCAATGATGTTACTATTGATATGTTTAAATGTGAAATTATTGCTGGTGCTGCTAACAATCAACTTCAAGATGAAGATAAGCATGCTAAAAAACTTCAAGAAAAGGGCATCTTATATGCTCCTGATTTTTTGATTAATGCGGGTGGTTTAATTAACGTATATTCTGAGATTAATGGCTATGATAGAGAGAAAGCAATAGCTCAGACTCGCAAAATATATAATACTACACTTGAGATTTTTGCTAAATCAGACGATGAAAAAATAACAACACATCAGGCAGCACTCAGATTAGCAATGGAAAGAATTGCCCAAGCCAAAAATTAG
- a CDS encoding ABC transporter ATP-binding protein produces the protein MKELKYLFKFYKKYRWRFALGTFFVVTSNIFALYPAIYTRKAFDAAKEAIESSQTSNYDFSELTSTLLYFGMMLILFALLKGVFMFFMRQTIIVMSRLIEFDIKNEIFKHYQNLDRAFYKRNNTGDMMARISEDVTKVRMFLGPATMYPINMISLFLFVMYNMFSINVKLSLFVLAPLPLMSITIFFISKVIHAKSEKVQTQLSTLSTLTQESFSGIRILKSFVNEKTNFNIFKTETNEYLKRNVSLAKTNAAFFPFMLLLIGLSTLLTIYIGGKESIAGNISTGNIAEFIIYVNMLTWPMASIGWVTSIIQRAAASQKRINEFLNTKANINSTDGNTHEIQGRISFKNISFEYPDSEIKALNNISFDIDKGESIAIVGRTGSGKSTIINLISRMYKPTSGRIEIDGIPIEKINLKSLRSGISLVPQEALLFSDTISNNIAFGSKEELTQQTIEAVAEKAAIHDNIKGFPKGYQTIVGERGVTLSGGQKQRISIARALIRPSSILIFDDCLSAVDNETEEKILASIKKEGVKKTTITISHRISSIQHVDKIIVLNNGQIAEMGTHKNLFEKRGIYFEMYQQQLSK, from the coding sequence ATGAAAGAGCTTAAATATCTATTCAAGTTTTATAAAAAATACCGATGGCGTTTTGCTCTCGGCACTTTTTTTGTTGTAACCTCCAATATATTTGCACTTTATCCAGCCATCTATACCAGAAAAGCTTTTGACGCTGCCAAGGAAGCAATAGAATCATCACAAACAAGTAATTATGATTTTTCAGAACTGACTTCTACCTTACTGTATTTTGGAATGATGCTTATTTTGTTTGCCTTACTGAAGGGGGTTTTTATGTTTTTTATGAGACAAACTATAATCGTCATGTCACGATTAATTGAATTTGATATCAAAAATGAAATATTCAAACATTACCAAAACCTAGATAGAGCTTTTTACAAAAGAAATAATACAGGTGACATGATGGCAAGAATAAGTGAAGATGTCACTAAAGTTAGAATGTTTTTAGGTCCAGCTACAATGTATCCTATTAATATGATTTCGCTTTTTCTATTTGTTATGTATAATATGTTCAGCATAAATGTAAAGCTCAGCCTATTTGTACTTGCCCCTCTGCCATTAATGTCAATTACAATATTTTTTATTAGTAAAGTCATACACGCTAAAAGCGAGAAAGTCCAAACCCAGCTATCAACACTATCGACGCTTACTCAAGAGTCTTTTTCTGGCATAAGAATTTTGAAATCATTTGTAAATGAAAAAACAAACTTCAATATTTTCAAGACAGAAACAAACGAATACCTCAAGCGTAATGTATCTCTAGCAAAAACAAACGCTGCCTTTTTTCCTTTCATGCTCTTACTGATAGGATTAAGCACTTTACTTACTATATACATCGGAGGAAAAGAGTCAATAGCAGGTAATATCTCTACAGGTAATATTGCTGAATTTATTATTTATGTTAATATGCTGACTTGGCCTATGGCTTCAATAGGATGGGTGACCTCCATAATACAAAGAGCGGCAGCCTCTCAAAAAAGGATTAATGAATTCTTAAACACTAAAGCTAATATTAATTCAACAGATGGTAATACTCATGAAATTCAAGGAAGAATATCTTTTAAAAATATAAGCTTTGAATACCCCGATAGCGAAATAAAAGCTCTGAATAACATTTCATTTGACATAGATAAAGGTGAATCAATAGCTATAGTAGGAAGAACAGGCTCTGGAAAATCCACCATTATCAATCTCATAAGTCGCATGTATAAGCCTACTTCTGGAAGAATAGAAATAGACGGTATTCCAATAGAAAAAATAAACCTCAAGAGCTTACGCTCTGGAATTAGCCTTGTTCCTCAAGAAGCTTTATTATTTTCTGATACTATTTCTAACAATATTGCTTTTGGCTCAAAAGAAGAACTTACTCAACAAACAATCGAAGCTGTGGCAGAAAAAGCGGCTATACATGATAACATTAAAGGCTTTCCTAAAGGTTATCAAACAATAGTTGGAGAAAGAGGTGTTACCCTTTCTGGAGGACAAAAGCAACGCATCTCTATTGCAAGAGCTTTAATTAGACCTTCAAGTATACTTATCTTTGACGATTGTTTATCAGCAGTAGATAACGAAACAGAAGAAAAAATACTCGCTTCAATTAAAAAAGAAGGTGTGAAAAAAACGACCATTACTATTAGTCATAGAATATCGTCTATACAACATGTTGACAAAATAATAGTTCTTAATAACGGTCAAATTGCCGAAATGGGAACTCATAAAAACCTTTTTGAAAAAAGAGGCATCTATTTCGAAATGTACCAGCAACAACTTTCAAAGTAA